From Maylandia zebra isolate NMK-2024a linkage group LG11, Mzebra_GT3a, whole genome shotgun sequence, one genomic window encodes:
- the LOC101471531 gene encoding protein rapunzel: protein MTNPLEKVVAQKKEAIEAVMDMFQRGAEVLASAVGELFPLCEAAAPVLRLALDNVQSKEVFYVKEQFLTVKNKLDVLSSQLEDIDCELKKGRLDSQYFSVEENIRNQFRKYMDILEAKEQFREVKKRLFLEHFAKTRGEKNLLVLCDALMGTNCFGEPILDVVERYVARNRRLLEDFCVRMKELLCLGLIALLGHCALTQGQEEEQEKIQEWSSKIEEVESRMKSAIESCIAAFPEQAKLDTERLLKENHEENLQDSTQQLLEFLVKKYDWVSWSVRLINHSSSTYRNWRAGEHFHHVAGQNWFEVLQVNNINLVVSYSTKPQPVPHDCIRQVMEGQGKKGNAPAVVEVLEKQLCGFVVHAVSRHKESAAAWSFPEDCHYWERHKNVAVCVHSE, encoded by the exons ATGACTAATCCACTGGAGAAGGTTGTGGCCCAGAAGAAGGAGGCCATTGAGGCAGTGATGGATATGTTTCAGAGGGGGGCCGAGGTGCTGGCCAGTGCTGTGGGTGAGCTCTTTCCTCTTTGCGAGGCTGCTGCTCCTGTCCTGCGTCTGGCCTTAGATAATGTTCAGAGCAAAGAGGTCTTCTATGTCAAAGAACAGTTCCTGACAGTAAAGAACAAACTCGATGTGCTCTCGAGTCAGCTGGAAGACATAGACTGCGAGCTCAAGAAGGGAAGACTGGACTCCCAGTActtctctgttgaggagaacaTTCGGAACCAGTTTAGGAAGTATATGGATATACTGGAAGCAAAAGAGCAGTTTagggaggtgaagaagagactTTTTTTGGAGCACTTTGCCAAAACTAGAGGAGAGAAGAACCTGCTTGTGCTCTGTGATGCTCTCATGGGGACTAACTGCTTTGGAGAGCCCATTTTAGATGTGGTAGAAAG gTATGTGGCACGGAACCGCCGCCTTCTGGAAGATTTCTGTGTTCGGATGAAggagcttctctgcttgggtCTGATTGCTCTTCTGGGTCACTGTGCCTTAACACAGGGCCAAGAAGAAGAGCAGGAAAAAATCCAAGAGTGGAGCAGCAAAATTGAAGAAGTTGAATCCAGGATGAAGTCAGCCATTGAGTCTTGCATTGCTGCTTTCCCAGAACAAGCAAAATTAGACACCGAACGCCTCCTGAAGGAAAACCACGAAGAGAATCTTCAGGATTCAACTCAGCAGCTTTTAGAGTTCTTGGTGAAAAAGTACGACTGGGTCAGCTGGTCAGTGCGGCTGATCAACCATTCAAGCAGCACCTATCGAAACTGGCGAGCAGGGGAGCATTTTCACCATGTGGCAGGGCAGAACTGGTTCGAAGTGCTCCAGGTGAACAACATCAACCTGGTGGTGTCCTACAGCACCAAACCGCAGCCTGTGCCCCACGACTGTATCAGGCAGGTGATGGAGGGTCAGGGGAAGAAGGGAAATGCCCCAGCTGTGGTGGAGGTGTTGGAGAAGCAGCTGTGCGGGTTTGTTGTTCATGCAGTCAGTCGTCACAAGGAGTCCGCGGCTGCGTGGAGCTTTCCGGAAGACTGTCATTACTGGGAGAGGCACAAGaatgtggctgtgtgtgtgcactcagAGTAA